In one window of Musa acuminata AAA Group cultivar baxijiao chromosome BXJ3-2, Cavendish_Baxijiao_AAA, whole genome shotgun sequence DNA:
- the LOC135630954 gene encoding WAT1-related protein At4g16620-like produces MLKSSRGGFWEELFIVSGNFGAQVMYGVYMVFLTGVFAAGVNPLFLVVFGNLVTAVVVLPFAVVLEKKKWPRKLSATLLSHFFLLSLGGVTIFQALTLVGIKKASPDIASAMPNLAPGLIFIIAACLRFEKFDACCWYSRAKIMGTLVCLTGAMAMCFLQTPSESPSLTSNLSAILSKPYTLDKAIYSDWMLGCFYLLTGVVFLSCTTVLQAATMVEFQAPLSLVVVTSVMGSLLTALWQIISEGNISVGPSTLSIARIVGVVLLGGVLVGVCVAFQTWCISKKGPVLVAIFSPIQTVSTVVLSAVLLRQMITAGSLAGIVLMFAGLYAVLWAKNNEDFTSVDVKDDPQPHVEDVEKPLLS; encoded by the exons ATGTTGAAATCATCCAGAGGTGGGTTTTGGGAGGAGCTCTTCATTGTCTCCGGCAACTTCGGAGCGCAAGTCATGTATGGAGTGTATATGGTGTTCTTGACTGGCGTCTTCGCGGCCGGCGTCAACCCGTTGTTCCTCGTCGTCTTCGGAAACTTGGTCACCGCCGTCGTCGTCCTCCCCTTCGCCGTAGTTCTCGAGAA GAAGAAGTGGCCGCGCAAGTTGAGTGCTACTCTGTTATCCCATTTCTTTCTGCTCTCCTTAGGAGG GGTAACCATATTCCAAGCTCTGACATTGGTGGGAATCAAGAAAGCTTCTCCAGATATTGCCTCTGCAATGCCTAACCTGGCTCCTGGCCTCATCTTCATCATTGCAGCCTGCCTCAG GTTTGAGAAGTTCGACGCATGTTGCTGGTACAGCAGAGCCAAGATCATGGGGACCTTGGTGTGCTTGACTGGGGCTATGGCCATGTGCTTCTTGCAAACCCCATCTGAATCACCTAGTTTAACATCTAATCTATCAGCTATCTTGTCCAAGCCCTATACATTGGACAAGGCCATCTACAGTGACTGGATGCTAGGCTGCTTCTATCTCTTGACAGGGGTTGTGTTCTTATCTTGCACCACTGTTTTGCAG GCTGCAACTATGGTTGAATTCCAAGCACCTTTATCTCTGGTTGTAGTGACCTCTGTGATGGGCTCCCTTCTCACTGCACTGTGGCAAATCATAAGTGAAGGCAACATCAGTGTTGGTCCTTCCACCCTAAGCATTGCAAGAATTGTGGGAGTTGTCCTGCTG GGTGGAGTTCTGGTGGGTGTATGTGTTGCATTCCAGACATGGTGTATCAGTAAGAAGGGTCCAGTTCTGGTTGCCATCTTTAGCCCCATTCAAACAGTCAGCACTGTTGTTCTTTCAGCTGTACTCTTGAGACAGATGATTACTGCTGGAAG CCTGGCAGGAATAGTTCTCATGTTTGCAGGACTCTACGCCGTCTTATGGGCAAAGAACAATGAAGATTTCACTTCGGTCGATGTCAAGGATGACCCGCAGCCGCATGTTGAAGATGTTGAGAAGCCACTACTGTCTTGA
- the LOC135630953 gene encoding MDIS1-interacting receptor like kinase 1-like, whose product MQQPIGLLLFSFFFFFFSVLLSCAAISSAAGATADDEISALLAIKSGLVDPLDALRDWRSPADPRDSMHCNWTGVGCNSFGSVEKLDLSHMNLSGLIADDVQRLRNLTTLNLCCNAFSSSFPKSLSGLSLLGELDVSANAFVGQFPTGLGSSPALTIVNASGNNFVGPLPEDLSNATSLEIIDLRGSFFQGSIPTSYGSLRKLKFLGLSGNNLTGKIPVELSELTSLEKLIIGYNELEGSIPAEFGNLFNLRYLDLAVGNLDGAIPPELGKLQQLTTLYLYKNDLEGEIPKEFGNLSALVMLDVSDNQISGSIPPELAQLKNLRLLNLMCNRLKGPVPPGFGDLRRLEVLELWNNSLTGPLPANLGRSSSLQWLDASSNSLSGEIPSSLCDGLNLTKLILFNNAFSGPIPVGLSTCFSLVRVRMQNNRLNGTIPGGLGKLPKLQRLELAGNDLEGEIPGDISMSTSLSFVDLSHNHLQLSIPSNIFSIPTLQSFMASDNLLVGGIPDQFQDCPTLAALDLSNNRLTGGIPASLASCQRIVSLDLHGNRMTGQIPVAIAMMPALAILDLSNNLLTGSIPENFGSSPALETLNLSYNNLSGPVPSNGILRTINPDELAGNSGLCGGVLAPCGSDADVGWPERRKSAHLTHIVAGWMTGISAVLAFCIVLLGAQHLYKKWYVNGSCCGGRFDVENGEWPWRLTAFQRLSFASSDILACVKEANVIGMGATGIVYKAELQRPHAAVAVKKLWRTGSPEPGSSNLRADIAGEVNVLGKLRHRNIVRLLGYMRNDTDTMILYEYMPHGSLWEALHGPQAGGRVLPDWVSRYNVAVGVAQGLAYLHHDCHPPIIHRDIKSNNILLDANLEARIADFGLAKMMARTNETVSVVAGSYGYIAPEYGYTTKVDQKSDIYSFGVVLMELVTGKRPIEPEFGESQDIVGWVRDNVRGDRGVEAVLDPSVGGQCKHVQEEMVLVLRIAVLCTAKLPKDRPSTRDVLTMLGEAKPRRKSSSSSSSSAGVGSTVVDKDKPIFSTSPHSGYL is encoded by the exons ATGCAGCAGCCAATTGGCCTTCTcttgttttccttcttcttcttcttcttctccgtgcTGCTCTCCTGCGCTGCCATTTCCAGTGCAGCTGGCGCTACTGCAGACGATGAGATCTCCGCCCTGCTTGCCATCAAGTCGGGCCTGGTTGATCCATTGGATGCTCTCCGTGACTGGAGATCTCCCGCGGATCCTCGAGACTCCATGCACTGCAACTGGACCGGCGTCGGATGCAACTCATTCGGCTCCGTCGAGAAGCTTGACCTCTCGCATATGAACCTCAGCGGGTTGATCGCTGACGACGTCCAGCGCCTCCGCAACCTCACCACCCTCAACCTCTGCTGCAATGCCTTCTCCTCCTCGTTCCCGAAATCGCTTTCCGGCCTCTCGTTGCTCGGGGAACTTGATGTCAGCGCGAACGCCTTCGTCGGCCAATTCCCGACCGGCCTGGGCTCCTCCCCGGCGTTGACGATCGTAAATGCATCAGGCAACAACTTCGTCGGTCCGCTGCCGGAAGATCTATCCAATGCCACGTCTCTTGAGATCATAGACCTCCGGGGGAGCTTCTTCCAGGGATCGATTCCAACGTCCTACGGGAGCCTCCGTAAGCTCAAGTTCCTGGGACTTTCCGGCAACAACCTCACCGGAAAGATTCCGGTGGAGCTCAGTGAGCTTACATCATTGGAGAAGCTCATAATTGGATACAACGAGCTCGAGGGGAGCATTCCGGCCGAGTTCGGGAACCTCTTCAATCTTCGGTACCTCGACCTGGCCGTCGGGAATCTCGACGGCGCGATCCCGCCGGAACTGGGGAAGCTGCAGCAGCTGACCACTCTGTACTTGTACAAGAACGACTTGGAAGGCGAGATCCCGAAGGAGTTCGGAAACCTGTCGGCCTTGGTGATGCTTGATGTCTCGGACAACCAGATTTCCGGCTCGATACCGCCGGAATTGGCCCAGCTGAAGAATCTACGGCTCCTGAACCTTATGTGCAACAGGCTCAAGGGTCCGGTGCCGCCCGGCTTTGGGGACTTGCGGCGGCTGGAGGTGCTCGAGCTCTGGAACAACTCGCTTACAGGTCCCCTGCCAGCAAATCTTGGACGCAGCTCGTCGTTGCAGTGGCTCGACGCGTCCTCGAATTCGCTGTCGGGCGAGATCCCGAGCAGCCTATGCGATGGCCTCAACCTCACTAAGCTCATTCTCTTCAACAACGCCTTCTCCGGGCCGATCCCAGTCGGCTTGTCGACGTGCTTCTCGTTGGTCCGCGTGAGAATGCAGAACAACAGGCTCAATGGCACCATACCGGGCGGGCTCGGGAAGCTGCCGAAGCTCCAGAGATTGGAGTTAGCGGGCAACGATCTCGAAGGCGAAATTCCAGGCGACATCTCCATGTCAACGTCGCTCTCCTTCGTCGATCTCTCGCACAACCACCTCCAATTGTCTATCCCTTCCAACATCTTCTCCATCCCCACGTTGCAGAGCTTCATGGCGTCCGATAACCTGCTCGTCGGAGGAATCCCAGACCAGTTTCAGGACTGCCCGACGCTGGCCGCGCTCGACTTGTCGAACAACCGCCTCACCGGAGGCATCCCAGCGAGCCTCGCCTCGTGCCAGAGGATCGTCAGCTTGGACTTACATGGCAACAGGATGACCGGGCAGATCCCCGTTGCAATCGCGATGATGCCGGCGCTCGCAATCCTTGACCTGTCGAACAATCTCCTGACGGGCTCTATTCCGGAGaacttcggaagctcgccggctcTCGAAACCTTGAATTTGTCCTACAACAATCTCTCCGGACCTGTCCCGAGTAATGGGATCCTGAGGACCATCAATCCCGACGAACTCGCCGGCAATTCGGGCCTTTGCGGTGGCGTGCTAGCGCCATGTGGCTCGGATGCCGACGTGGGGTGGCCCGAGAGACGAAAGAGTGCTCATCTGACGCACATTGTTGCGGGGTGGATGACGGGGATCTCTGCAGTCCTCGCCTTCTGTATAGTTCTTTTGGGAGCTCAGCATCTCTACAAGAAGTGGTACGTCAACGGCAGCTGCTGCGGAGGGCGGTTCGACGTAGAGAACGGCGAATGGCCGTGGAGGCTGACCGCATTTCAGCGGCTCAGCTTCGCGAGCAGCGACATACTCGCCTGCGTCAAGGAGGCCAACGTGATCGGCATGGGCGCCACCGGGATCGTCTACAAGGCGGAACTGCAGAGACCGCACGCGGCGGTCGCAGTCAAGAAGCTCTGGCGGACGGGATCGCCCGAGCCCGGAAGCTCGAACCTCAGGGCCGACATTGCCGGAGAAGTAAACGTACTGGGGAAGCTGAGGCACCGCAACATCGTGCGTCTGCTTGGCTACATGCGCAACGACACCGACACCATGATCCTATACGAGTACATGCCGCACGGAAGCCTGTGGGAGGCGCTGCACGGGCCGCAGGCCGGCGGCCGGGTGCTGCCCGACTGGGTGTCGCGGTACAATGTGGCAGTCGGAGTCGCACAGGGCCTCGCGTACCTTCACCATGACTGCCACCCTCCCATCATTCACCGTGACATCAAGTCCAACAACATCTTACTGGACGCCAACCTGGAGGCGAGGATCGCCGACTTCGGACTCGCCAAAATGATGGCGAGGACGAACGAGACGGTGTCGGTGGTCGCCGGATCTTATGGTTACATCGCTCCAG AGTATGGCTACACCACCAAGGTGGATCAGAAGAGTGACATCTACAGCTTCGGGGTGGTTCTCATGGAGCTCGTCACAGGGAAGAGGCCGATCGAGCCGGAGTTCGGCGAGAGCCAAGACATCGTCGGGTGGGTTCGCGACAACGTGAGGGGCGACCGCGGAGTCGAGGCAGTGCTCGATCCGAGCGTCGGAGGCCAATGCAAGCATGTGCAGGAGGAGATGGTTTTAGTGCTCCGGATCGCAGTGCTGTGCACGGCGAAGCTTCCCAAGGACCGGCCGTCGACGAGGGACGTGCTCACCATGCTCGGCGAGGCGAAGCCCCGGAgaaaaagcagcagcagcagtagcagtagcGCAGGTGTAGGAAGCACCGTAGTGGACAAGGATAAGCCTATCTTCAGTACATCACCGCATTCCGGTTACCTCTAG